A DNA window from Nitrospira sp. contains the following coding sequences:
- a CDS encoding Prokaryotic ubiquitin-like protein UBact (MaGe:77309107) — protein MIYQTMPERREGPVDPMPKAPSPLDEGGGPRRPETGSPDKDSLMKRMKKVDPKQAERYRQRTGE, from the coding sequence ATGATCTACCAGACGATGCCTGAACGACGCGAGGGGCCGGTCGATCCGATGCCGAAGGCGCCAAGTCCGTTGGACGAAGGCGGAGGGCCTCGCCGTCCGGAGACCGGATCGCCGGATAAAGACAGTTTGATGAAGCGAATGAAGAAGGTCGATCCGAAGCAGGCGGAGCGGTACCGGCAGAGAACAGGGGAGTGA